The proteins below are encoded in one region of Nitrospira sp.:
- a CDS encoding metallophosphoesterase: MKVLMIGDIMGEPGRRVVSRWVPRLVGQHGIDVVVANGENVAGGFGITPDLAEELFELGAAVITTGNHAWDKKEILEYFKREPRLLRPANYPPGVPGHGSVVVEAASGEKVAILHLMGRAFLPTIDCPFRTAQREIVRLKEDTLAIVVDMHAEATSEKMAMGHFLDGQVTAVVGTHTHVQTADEQMLPKGTAYLTDVGMTGPIHSVIGIKKELAIEKFLTGMPRRFEVASGPAVFCAALIELDATLGKAVHIERIRLGE; encoded by the coding sequence ATGAAGGTACTGATGATCGGGGATATTATGGGCGAACCTGGCCGGCGCGTCGTGTCTCGCTGGGTTCCTCGCCTGGTCGGCCAGCACGGTATCGATGTCGTCGTGGCCAACGGCGAGAATGTCGCCGGGGGGTTCGGGATTACGCCGGATCTAGCCGAGGAACTATTCGAACTCGGCGCCGCTGTCATCACGACCGGCAATCATGCATGGGATAAGAAAGAGATTCTCGAGTATTTCAAACGCGAGCCTCGTCTGCTTCGTCCGGCCAACTACCCGCCGGGGGTCCCCGGGCACGGATCGGTGGTGGTCGAAGCTGCATCAGGAGAAAAAGTCGCCATCTTGCACCTGATGGGCAGAGCGTTCCTTCCCACGATCGACTGTCCATTTCGGACCGCTCAACGGGAAATCGTTCGGCTGAAAGAGGACACGCTCGCGATCGTGGTCGACATGCATGCCGAAGCGACGTCGGAAAAAATGGCCATGGGGCACTTTCTGGATGGACAGGTCACCGCGGTGGTCGGAACACACACGCATGTGCAGACCGCGGACGAGCAAATGCTGCCCAAAGGCACGGCCTATCTCACCGACGTGGGGATGACGGGACCTATACACTCAGTCATCGGGATCAAGAAAGAGTTGGCAATTGAAAAGTTTTTGACCGGCATGCCGCGTCGGTTCGAAGTCGCCTCAGGGCCGGCGGTGTTTTGCGCGGCCTTGATCGAATTGGACGCCACCCTCGGAAAAGCCGTCCATATTGAACGGATTCGTCTCGGCGAATGA
- the rny gene encoding ribonuclease Y has translation MSTVLTYIAIAIVSAVLGVAGYEFFRRQSQAAGRDRLQEEARQALVNAERQSENILREARLEAKDLQMQAKAEFEREQKERSSGLLEQERRLSLRDESLDRRAAGMDKKDQELQKREQGLEQRDVELRVREGESARVLKERREALERVAGITAEEAKRQLLAEYESQVRVESASLAKRTIEEAKENAEREAREIIARSIQRVTRDYVSEATISVVPIPNDAMKGRIIGREGRNIRAIEAATGIDLIIDETPEAVIISGFDPMRREIAKISLERLMHDGRIHPTRIEEVVEKVKVDVEKLMIEEAEKVIFEVGLSDFHPEIVKILGRLKYRTSYGQNNLYHAREAAYICGIMASELGLDVRLAKRGALLHDIGKAVSHEEEGPHAMLGAEIAKKYGESEKIVNAIAAHHEQVEPICPETVLVASAEALSAARPGARREALESYVKRLEKLESLATTQKGVQKAYAIQAGREIRVIVKQEDLTDSESFQLSRELAKRIEQELTYPGQIKVTVIRESRYVEYAK, from the coding sequence TTGTCTACGGTGCTAACCTACATCGCCATTGCGATCGTCAGTGCGGTACTGGGCGTTGCGGGATACGAATTCTTCAGGCGACAGTCGCAGGCCGCGGGGCGTGACCGACTCCAGGAAGAAGCGCGCCAGGCCCTGGTGAATGCCGAGCGTCAATCGGAGAATATCCTCAGGGAAGCCAGGCTCGAGGCCAAAGATCTCCAGATGCAGGCCAAGGCCGAGTTCGAACGAGAGCAAAAGGAAAGATCGTCGGGACTGCTGGAACAGGAACGCCGGCTCTCTCTGCGGGATGAAAGCTTGGACCGGCGCGCAGCGGGGATGGATAAGAAAGATCAGGAGTTGCAGAAGCGCGAGCAGGGCCTCGAACAGCGGGACGTGGAACTTCGAGTAAGAGAAGGAGAGTCCGCTCGGGTTTTGAAGGAGCGGCGCGAGGCCTTAGAGCGGGTGGCCGGAATTACCGCGGAGGAGGCCAAACGCCAGCTTCTCGCCGAGTACGAGAGCCAGGTACGGGTGGAATCGGCGAGTTTGGCCAAGCGGACGATCGAGGAAGCCAAGGAGAACGCGGAGCGCGAGGCTCGCGAAATCATCGCACGATCGATCCAGCGAGTGACGCGGGACTACGTCTCGGAGGCCACGATTTCGGTGGTGCCGATTCCTAACGATGCCATGAAAGGACGAATTATCGGTCGGGAGGGCCGCAATATCCGGGCGATCGAGGCGGCCACGGGAATCGATTTGATCATTGATGAGACACCCGAGGCGGTGATCATTTCCGGCTTCGATCCGATGCGCCGTGAGATTGCCAAGATTTCACTTGAACGGCTCATGCACGACGGGCGCATTCACCCGACACGGATCGAAGAAGTCGTCGAAAAGGTCAAAGTCGACGTTGAAAAACTGATGATCGAGGAGGCCGAAAAGGTCATTTTTGAGGTGGGGCTTTCTGATTTTCACCCTGAGATCGTGAAGATTCTTGGTCGCCTGAAGTATCGAACGAGCTATGGTCAGAACAACCTGTACCATGCGCGTGAGGCCGCGTATATCTGCGGGATTATGGCGTCGGAGCTCGGGCTCGATGTACGCCTCGCCAAGCGCGGTGCCCTGTTGCATGACATCGGGAAGGCCGTCAGTCACGAGGAGGAGGGGCCCCACGCGATGCTGGGCGCCGAGATTGCCAAGAAATACGGGGAAAGCGAAAAAATCGTCAATGCGATCGCCGCGCACCACGAACAGGTGGAGCCCATCTGTCCGGAGACCGTCTTGGTGGCATCGGCCGAGGCCCTTTCGGCGGCGCGCCCGGGCGCACGGCGGGAGGCGCTGGAATCGTACGTCAAGCGGTTGGAGAAGCTGGAATCGCTCGCGACAACCCAAAAGGGGGTTCAAAAGGCGTATGCGATTCAAGCGGGACGAGAGATTCGCGTCATCGTCAAGCAGGAGGATCTGACCGACAGCGAATCGTTTCAGCTTTCGCGTGAGCTGGCGAAGAGGATCGAGCAGGAGCTGACCTATCCCGGGCAGATCAAAGTGACGGTCATTCGCGAGAGCCGGTATGTGGAATATGCCAAATGA